In the Ignisphaera sp. genome, one interval contains:
- a CDS encoding MFS transporter, giving the protein MARGYTSKTDIYMVLSVTTLVNFLTGFNARLAVVGLPSIARDLGADIYQIVWIVQGYMLGSTVIQLIVGRLSDLFGRVRLFNLGIAIFGLGAFISGLSTSPILLIVSRCIQGVGAAFLISLTVTILTDNVPPNRLATWLGINQVSWRVGALLGLTLSGFIIDYLGWRWIFLVQAPLSLAILLWSAKKLKERYKPVEKPYIDWLGFTSFTAAIALLLIGLTLYGYGFSKYSLYTMISGIALLLFFSIWELNTGHPALDLSIFRLWQFSGGIVAQLLYSIGFGASMTLLAIYLQSVKGFTATQTGLLLIPYELSFLVFGVVGGRLSDSIGFVPVAVAGLAAGSVALYIISMVSSLNTLIVAELLLGVGTGLFVSPNTSSIMNSVPPHRRGIASSIRTISFNIGFALSLNIAVLSLTQVLPYEIVSKLITYERVQNTSESSLSIEISMLSKTIKHSFKVQSILMAIAIPFTVSRTRKSHEKIDTLFEA; this is encoded by the coding sequence ATGGCTAGAGGTTATACCTCTAAAACAGATATATACATGGTTCTTTCTGTAACAACCCTAGTCAATTTTCTAACAGGGTTTAACGCAAGACTTGCTGTTGTTGGTTTGCCATCTATTGCAAGAGATTTAGGTGCTGATATATATCAAATTGTATGGATTGTTCAAGGATATATGCTTGGCTCGACAGTTATTCAACTCATTGTTGGGAGGTTATCTGATTTATTTGGAAGAGTTAGATTATTTAATTTAGGGATAGCAATTTTTGGTTTAGGAGCCTTTATTTCTGGTCTAAGCACTAGTCCAATACTATTAATTGTTTCAAGGTGCATACAAGGTGTTGGAGCTGCATTTTTAATATCATTAACTGTAACAATTTTAACAGATAATGTTCCCCCTAATAGGCTTGCAACATGGCTTGGGATAAACCAAGTCTCTTGGAGGGTGGGGGCACTTCTTGGATTAACTCTTAGCGGTTTTATAATTGATTATCTTGGGTGGAGATGGATCTTCTTAGTACAAGCACCTCTTAGTTTAGCAATTCTTTTGTGGAGTGCTAAGAAGCTTAAGGAAAGGTATAAACCTGTTGAGAAGCCATATATAGACTGGCTTGGATTTACATCATTTACAGCTGCTATTGCACTACTACTCATTGGGCTAACACTCTATGGATATGGATTCTCTAAGTATTCTCTATACACCATGATATCTGGCATTGCTCTACTATTATTTTTCTCTATATGGGAGCTCAACACAGGCCATCCAGCACTAGATCTCAGTATATTTAGGCTATGGCAATTTAGTGGGGGCATAGTCGCTCAGCTTCTATACTCAATAGGTTTCGGAGCATCGATGACGCTTTTAGCCATATACCTCCAATCGGTTAAGGGATTTACAGCTACCCAAACAGGTCTACTTTTGATACCATATGAGCTAAGCTTCTTAGTTTTCGGTGTTGTTGGTGGCAGGCTCTCAGATTCCATAGGCTTTGTTCCAGTTGCAGTTGCTGGCCTTGCTGCTGGCTCAGTAGCTCTCTACATAATTTCTATGGTTTCTTCACTTAATACATTGATTGTCGCAGAGCTTTTACTAGGTGTTGGAACAGGTCTTTTCGTTTCCCCAAATACAAGCTCAATAATGAACTCTGTGCCCCCACATAGAAGAGGCATCGCATCATCTATAAGAACCATATCATTTAATATAGGATTTGCGCTGAGTCTTAATATAGCCGTTCTATCACTAACACAGGTACTGCCATACGAAATAGTTTCAAAGCTAATCACATATGAAAGAGTACAAAACACAAGCGAAAGCAGTCTTTCAATAGAAATATCTATGCTCTCAAAAACAATTAAACACTCATTTAAGGTGCAATCAATTCTAATGGCAATAGCAATACCATTTACAGTTTCGCGCACTAGAAAAAGCCATGAAAAGATAGATACACTTTTTGAAGCATAG
- a CDS encoding aldolase/citrate lyase family protein, with product MSRLKKMLKNREVALGTWITIGHPDVVEAISTLPIDWLVFDMEHAPLDISTLEILLMGLRNPDIASIVRVPWNDMVMIKRALDVGATGILVPWVNTRAEAENVVRFTRYPPAGMRGVGPRRAVLYGAINFLDYYKRFETEDLVVAVQIETEDALKNLEDIVSVNGIDVYYVGPMDLTTNLGIPTEYDNPKFIEALRKVLKACEKFDKVPGIHAFDVDSAKRFIEMGFRFVALMTDISILRSSLAKTIELVRQKHNDVDKGFTLGI from the coding sequence TTGTCTAGGCTTAAGAAGATGCTAAAGAATAGAGAAGTGGCGTTAGGAACTTGGATCACTATAGGACATCCAGACGTTGTTGAAGCCATATCGACTCTTCCAATAGATTGGCTCGTATTCGATATGGAGCACGCACCATTAGATATCTCAACACTAGAGATTCTTCTAATGGGTTTAAGAAATCCTGATATAGCCTCTATCGTGAGGGTTCCATGGAACGACATGGTAATGATAAAAAGGGCTTTGGATGTTGGAGCAACAGGTATTCTAGTCCCATGGGTGAATACAAGAGCCGAGGCTGAAAATGTTGTTAGGTTTACTAGGTATCCTCCTGCTGGCATGCGTGGCGTTGGCCCTAGGAGAGCTGTTCTCTATGGCGCTATAAACTTCCTAGACTATTATAAGAGGTTCGAGACTGAGGATCTTGTTGTAGCAGTCCAGATCGAGACTGAAGATGCTTTAAAAAATCTAGAAGATATTGTGAGTGTCAACGGTATTGATGTGTACTATGTTGGGCCGATGGATCTAACAACGAATCTTGGGATACCTACTGAATATGACAATCCAAAATTCATTGAAGCTCTACGCAAAGTTTTGAAAGCTTGTGAAAAATTCGATAAGGTTCCAGGCATACATGCATTCGATGTAGACTCCGCGAAGAGGTTTATTGAAATGGGATTTAGATTCGTGGCTTTGATGACAGATATAAGTATATTGAGAAGCTCTCTTGCAAAGACCATAGAGCTTGTTAGACAAAAACATAATGATGTAGACAAAGGTTTTACACTTGGTATCTAG
- a CDS encoding D-glycerate dehydrogenase, with amino-acid sequence MGRPRVLLTAPIHEEGISILGNVAEVVIASKPLRKEDELIDAIRNFDAVVSMGVEPFTRRVLESSERLLVVARHGVGYDNIDVDAATRLGIWVTITPVDELFDAVADHAIALLLCLARKVCEADDFVRSGKWFENPFESRFFVGVGLKGKTLGIIGLGRIGSRIAERARGFGLKIVYYDIERKLEHENKLGVEYVQLDELLKRSDFIVVSVPLTNRTRGLLGEREFSLMKSNAILINISRGAVIDHKALVNVLKNGKIAGAALDVFYVEPIPSDDELTRLRNTILTPHIAWLTEDCRRAMAITVAKNVISVLRGEEPPNAVNPIVKDFAKNKRLGGV; translated from the coding sequence ATGGGAAGGCCCAGAGTTTTGCTAACAGCTCCAATACATGAGGAGGGTATTAGCATACTTGGGAATGTAGCTGAAGTTGTTATAGCTTCAAAGCCTCTTAGAAAAGAGGATGAGCTAATCGATGCTATAAGAAACTTTGATGCTGTTGTGTCTATGGGTGTAGAGCCATTTACTAGAAGAGTTCTGGAGAGCTCTGAAAGACTTCTTGTTGTAGCTAGACATGGCGTTGGATACGATAATATTGATGTTGATGCTGCTACAAGGCTTGGCATCTGGGTTACCATAACACCTGTTGACGAGCTCTTTGATGCTGTAGCAGATCATGCTATTGCATTGCTTCTTTGCCTGGCTAGGAAAGTTTGTGAGGCTGACGATTTTGTTAGGTCTGGCAAATGGTTTGAGAACCCATTTGAAAGCAGGTTTTTCGTTGGTGTTGGCTTAAAGGGGAAGACGCTGGGTATTATAGGTCTTGGCAGAATAGGTTCTAGGATAGCTGAGAGGGCCAGGGGCTTTGGACTCAAAATAGTATACTACGACATTGAGAGAAAGCTTGAGCATGAAAATAAACTAGGAGTTGAATATGTTCAGCTAGACGAGTTACTTAAAAGATCTGATTTCATAGTTGTGTCTGTTCCCCTAACCAATAGAACAAGGGGGTTGCTAGGAGAAAGAGAATTCTCTTTAATGAAGTCAAACGCTATCCTAATCAACATTTCCAGAGGTGCCGTAATAGACCACAAAGCTCTTGTAAATGTGCTGAAGAACGGCAAAATAGCTGGTGCAGCACTCGATGTCTTCTATGTAGAACCTATACCATCAGACGATGAATTAACTAGACTTAGAAACACTATACTAACACCTCATATAGCATGGCTAACAGAGGATTGTAGAAGAGCTATGGCAATAACAGTCGCCAAGAATGTTATAAGTGTTCTCAGAGGCGAGGAACCCCCAAACGCTGTAAATCCAATTGTCAAAGATTTTGCTAAAAACAAAAGACTTGGAGGTGTATAG
- a CDS encoding cation:proton antiporter, which translates to MDATYQIFIQLFLGSVLGWLFRSTGQSSFIGYVIGGFVASLIMQQGFRSSFVSQLDFLKGLGLMLFSFEMGLSIGIERLTKSLSRVVVVEMVAYSIIWFLTALLSIGTSLNTFERIFLFLVLIDCSSVAINLVSRIDDDDIRSLAIVQSNFEDLAQFIAFSMIFTAGITKPDIIAILTDVLRVVGLTGLLAYILNLAMKRSYIWINNMDKLSKSILFLSIALLYSTLVQGLNLPTLFGAFIAGIVLSSYVRGDEISIMSGLRELGLLLYFSSIGMQMTASTSASLLNIITYGFAYAIAGVLTRFISLSLGALFITIRADAIPYYAASLPSISETSIVFADTLIQQGALNPAFKSITIITVIISMILSQILFSNASRFSTILTSLVPQNIKTFFMTLSHLLLESSETSIKLGSELIKFLIPSLLATYITYVASAIPMPTQNIHIGTAVATSIVAYIVIVINFYKTLNSIIKFLDLKFEQRIQNWNVVSLASNAITIVLVVISIILLFNVTNTMLSEDFVQSPFHRYLVALIHVITFILLFYLIITRIRVKIQKSRN; encoded by the coding sequence ATGGATGCAACATATCAGATTTTCATCCAGCTTTTTCTAGGTTCTGTTCTGGGCTGGCTGTTTAGAAGCACAGGCCAAAGCAGTTTCATCGGCTATGTTATTGGGGGTTTTGTAGCCTCCCTAATTATGCAACAAGGCTTCAGAAGCTCTTTTGTTTCTCAACTAGATTTTTTGAAGGGCCTTGGCTTAATGCTCTTCTCGTTTGAAATGGGGCTTTCAATAGGTATTGAAAGGCTTACCAAATCTTTGAGCAGAGTTGTCGTTGTTGAAATGGTTGCATATTCCATCATATGGTTTTTAACAGCATTGCTATCTATCGGAACATCTCTAAATACATTCGAAAGGATATTCCTATTCCTAGTTCTAATAGACTGCTCATCAGTAGCCATAAACCTAGTTAGTAGAATAGATGATGATGACATAAGATCTCTAGCAATAGTACAATCAAATTTTGAGGATCTTGCCCAGTTCATAGCATTTTCAATGATCTTCACAGCTGGGATTACAAAACCTGATATCATAGCTATATTAACTGATGTACTTAGGGTAGTAGGGTTAACAGGACTTCTAGCATATATTCTCAACTTAGCTATGAAGAGATCTTATATATGGATCAATAATATGGATAAACTATCCAAATCCATACTGTTTCTCTCAATAGCATTACTATACTCAACTCTTGTTCAAGGCCTTAACCTGCCTACTCTATTTGGAGCATTCATAGCTGGCATTGTGTTATCTAGCTATGTGAGAGGTGATGAAATCAGTATCATGAGTGGTTTGAGAGAGCTTGGACTCCTCCTCTACTTCTCTTCCATAGGAATGCAGATGACAGCCTCTACCTCAGCCAGTTTATTGAATATCATAACATATGGTTTTGCCTATGCGATTGCAGGTGTTCTTACACGATTCATATCTCTGTCCCTTGGTGCACTATTTATTACAATAAGAGCTGATGCCATACCATACTATGCAGCATCTTTACCATCTATTAGTGAAACATCAATAGTATTCGCAGACACACTTATACAGCAAGGTGCTCTAAACCCAGCATTTAAATCCATAACAATTATAACAGTCATTATATCGATGATCCTATCACAAATACTATTCAGTAATGCAAGTAGATTTAGCACAATCTTAACTAGCTTAGTACCACAGAACATCAAAACCTTCTTCATGACACTATCTCATTTGCTTCTAGAGAGTAGTGAAACTTCCATTAAACTTGGTTCAGAGTTAATCAAGTTCTTAATACCATCACTTCTAGCCACATATATTACATACGTAGCTTCTGCAATTCCAATGCCGACGCAAAACATACATATAGGAACAGCTGTGGCAACATCTATAGTAGCATACATTGTTATTGTCATAAACTTCTATAAAACATTGAATTCAATAATAAAGTTCCTGGATCTGAAATTTGAGCAGAGAATTCAAAACTGGAACGTAGTTTCATTGGCATCAAATGCCATAACCATTGTGTTAGTAGTTATATCTATAATTCTTCTCTTTAACGTCACCAATACAATGCTATCCGAAGACTTTGTCCAATCACCATTTCACAGATATCTAGTGGCATTGATTCATGTAATCACATTTATCTTGCTATTCTACCTAATTATAACCAGAATTAGGGTGAAAATACAAAAATCGCGGAATTAG
- a CDS encoding YbaK/EbsC family protein — protein MGAQVKRVWRDVVDGIEVEVMEFSDTVETVEKASMLSGYPRSSIVKTLLMRADNEYIVAVVRGDRRVDVEKIQRLLGKRVELAKSWEVKQVLGVEVGAVTPLSPRVKSLRVLMDPQILSLDCVICGGGSLNRLYKVRVQDLLRYLNPQIVDVFR, from the coding sequence ATGGGTGCACAAGTTAAAAGGGTTTGGAGAGATGTTGTTGACGGCATCGAAGTCGAGGTTATGGAGTTTAGCGATACTGTGGAGACTGTCGAAAAAGCTTCTATGCTAAGTGGCTATCCAAGATCGTCTATAGTGAAGACTCTTCTAATGAGGGCAGACAACGAGTATATTGTAGCTGTTGTAAGAGGTGATAGAAGGGTTGATGTTGAGAAGATACAGAGGTTGCTTGGAAAAAGGGTTGAGCTTGCCAAAAGCTGGGAGGTCAAACAGGTTCTCGGTGTTGAGGTTGGCGCGGTTACACCATTGTCGCCAAGGGTAAAGTCGTTAAGGGTGTTGATGGATCCTCAGATACTGTCTTTAGACTGTGTTATATGTGGTGGGGGATCTCTAAACAGGTTGTACAAGGTGAGGGTCCAGGATCTTCTGAGATATCTGAATCCCCAAATAGTGGATGTATTCAGGTAG
- a CDS encoding HDIG domain-containing protein, whose amino-acid sequence MISREEALNLLRRYLKDEKMVKHCIAVEAIMRNLAKRLSEDEELWGLTGLLHDIDYDYVDRDMKRHGLEALNILKSLLPDNALQAIAGHNEHNGFVVTSEKAKRLLHGLRASDHASGLIIATALVMPNKKISEIRLETLMRKFRSKDFAKGVDRGRIMEIEHLGLKLEEFLGLALESLKNISAELGL is encoded by the coding sequence ATGATTTCAAGGGAAGAGGCACTGAATCTTTTGAGGAGATATCTCAAAGATGAGAAGATGGTAAAGCATTGCATAGCTGTTGAAGCGATTATGAGAAACTTGGCGAAGAGGCTAAGCGAGGACGAGGAGCTGTGGGGGTTAACAGGCCTTCTACACGATATAGACTACGACTATGTGGACAGGGACATGAAAAGACATGGACTTGAAGCACTAAACATTTTGAAGAGTCTTCTCCCAGACAATGCCTTACAGGCTATAGCAGGTCACAACGAACACAACGGATTTGTGGTAACAAGTGAGAAGGCTAAGAGGCTTCTCCACGGGCTGAGAGCCTCTGATCATGCATCTGGACTGATAATAGCAACAGCACTTGTCATGCCGAATAAAAAGATCTCTGAGATTAGACTAGAGACTCTGATGAGGAAGTTTAGATCGAAGGACTTTGCGAAAGGAGTTGACAGAGGCAGGATAATGGAGATAGAGCATCTTGGTCTAAAGCTAGAGGAGTTTCTAGGCCTAGCACTAGAGAGCTTGAAGAACATCTCTGCAGAGCTTGGATTGTGA
- a CDS encoding ABC transporter substrate-binding protein yields the protein MSLGKKSYMVIATLMALVIIASTIMIYGQAQQAPPRQDTVIISTQWGTPSGFNILIPNYATGSNYLMYPALFVYGPYSDDFVPYLANSWRWVDPLTLEIKIKPDAYWWDGLPITADDVKWSFDVNKLCSTSFSYIWNYLSSVDAVDSTTVRFKLNPNNVNYFRITDVLTVFVLPKHRWEQLYNQMGCKIATDFKDDDPSKIVGGGPYKLYYYTADSWTFIRVDLLGIKWWGEKYFGYPAPKYVMHITPQSDEQVRLAWINGERDQMSHFVDRLWEIIQQNPKRGTFDNHNCPPCFFGGSVVFFAFNLNKYPFNDVRVRKALYYALLANNMEALKQASLNAYSGYLLPAKLYPVPIIPGIERTEHYLAKDLVNAFMANATLDNAKKLLDEAGIKDINGDGIRELPNGQHFSFTIYAVTGWVPVIGSANMFAQFWRSTLGVDANVQTLDFSTLWNKIVQGDYDSVWWMHSTRLGPASPWVNFDVAMDSRLPRQPWTGPISGYNNSEVNAILDQIGRTFDDAQRIQLFRKLQEIWLRDLPMLILGQDPHWYEYSEDYWVGWPNTDRIAKYGSFYATTWDPGFLFVLYELKPASQVTSPDIDTVPAFLKPQNRIPAAKFFADLQAVATQATTTAPQTLPPTQVVLPTQTVTVPYTITTTVKSTITSLSTTVSVSTTTIAQTNWTMTTVLAVVLLVIGIAIGWVIKRK from the coding sequence TTGAGTCTCGGTAAAAAATCATATATGGTAATAGCAACACTAATGGCTCTAGTTATAATAGCATCGACAATTATGATATACGGACAGGCCCAGCAGGCACCCCCAAGACAGGACACAGTTATAATCTCTACGCAGTGGGGAACCCCAAGCGGCTTCAACATCTTGATACCAAACTATGCAACAGGTTCAAACTATTTGATGTACCCAGCTCTCTTTGTCTATGGCCCATATAGCGACGATTTTGTGCCCTACCTTGCAAATAGCTGGAGGTGGGTAGATCCCCTAACACTAGAAATAAAGATTAAGCCAGATGCTTATTGGTGGGATGGTCTGCCTATAACAGCTGATGACGTTAAATGGAGTTTTGATGTAAACAAGCTTTGCAGCACATCATTTAGCTATATATGGAACTATCTATCAAGCGTTGATGCGGTTGACAGCACTACAGTTAGATTTAAGCTAAATCCAAACAATGTTAACTACTTCAGAATAACAGATGTTCTAACAGTATTCGTCTTGCCCAAGCATAGATGGGAACAACTATACAACCAAATGGGCTGCAAGATTGCCACAGACTTCAAAGATGATGACCCAAGTAAAATAGTTGGAGGCGGACCATACAAACTATATTACTATACAGCAGACTCATGGACATTCATAAGAGTTGACCTGCTAGGCATCAAATGGTGGGGCGAGAAATACTTTGGATACCCAGCACCAAAGTATGTTATGCACATAACACCTCAAAGCGATGAGCAAGTAAGGCTTGCCTGGATCAATGGCGAAAGAGATCAGATGTCGCACTTTGTCGATAGGCTCTGGGAGATAATTCAGCAAAATCCAAAGAGAGGTACCTTCGATAACCACAATTGTCCACCATGCTTCTTCGGAGGTAGCGTAGTGTTCTTTGCATTCAACTTGAATAAGTATCCATTCAATGATGTGAGGGTTAGAAAAGCGCTGTACTACGCGTTGCTCGCAAACAATATGGAGGCATTGAAGCAGGCTTCACTAAATGCCTACTCAGGCTATCTCTTGCCAGCAAAGCTCTATCCAGTGCCTATAATACCCGGTATAGAGAGAACCGAGCACTACCTAGCCAAAGATCTTGTAAACGCATTCATGGCCAATGCTACACTAGACAATGCCAAGAAACTTCTTGACGAAGCTGGGATCAAAGACATAAACGGTGACGGCATTAGAGAACTCCCCAATGGACAGCACTTCTCATTCACAATATATGCTGTAACAGGCTGGGTCCCAGTAATAGGCTCTGCAAACATGTTTGCACAGTTCTGGAGAAGCACCCTAGGTGTTGACGCAAACGTTCAAACACTCGATTTCTCAACACTGTGGAATAAGATTGTGCAGGGAGACTACGATTCTGTTTGGTGGATGCACAGCACAAGACTTGGGCCTGCATCGCCATGGGTTAACTTCGATGTTGCCATGGACTCTAGACTACCTAGACAGCCATGGACAGGGCCAATATCTGGCTACAACAATTCAGAGGTAAATGCCATACTTGATCAAATTGGCAGAACATTTGATGATGCACAGAGGATTCAGCTATTCAGAAAACTGCAGGAAATATGGCTTAGAGACCTGCCAATGCTTATCTTAGGACAAGACCCACACTGGTATGAGTATTCAGAGGACTACTGGGTTGGCTGGCCAAACACAGATAGAATAGCTAAGTACGGCTCATTCTATGCAACAACATGGGATCCAGGATTCCTATTCGTACTATACGAGCTAAAACCAGCATCACAGGTAACATCACCAGACATAGACACTGTACCAGCATTCCTAAAGCCACAGAACAGAATACCGGCTGCAAAGTTCTTCGCAGATCTACAAGCTGTTGCAACACAAGCAACAACAACTGCACCACAAACACTACCACCAACACAAGTAGTTTTACCAACACAAACAGTTACAGTTCCATACACGATCACAACAACAGTAAAATCAACAATAACCTCGTTATCAACAACAGTATCTGTATCAACAACAACAATAGCTCAAACAAATTGGACTATGACAACAGTGTTAGCAGTAGTGCTTCTAGTAATCGGAATAGCCATTGGATGGGTTATAAAAAGAAAATAG
- a CDS encoding MFS transporter gives MASFITPFISSAVNIALPSIARSLNIDMAQVNWFANAFLISLASTILLLGVIADYVGRERVFVSGVILFAITSAAIPYIKDFAALLILRCLQGLGAAMVSGTTVAILASMFRERTGLVIGINSAAVYIGTALGPVLGGFLTSFLGWPSIFIFVSFVALTSTALAFTSINLGKRDLGRRPDLVTPALFVASLAMVSTGSAYIKSFGGATIFGMGLTFFIATFIIEYKHPRVFARQIFEKRVFLAYLVALFNYVSTFALSILFSNYLQTEMGLSAWQAGLILLSQPIAQTLLSPIAGHLADRWDPGVLVALGMGLITLGIGASIYVYTQQWLLMTILVVVGIGFAFFASPNTTQIVRRVPKEVYATATAFLGTMRFLGQALSTSILTIVIATYKVAAPMKPALTAYLIASSIGTLLAVFTIAKEHVNTNCSKQF, from the coding sequence ATGGCCTCTTTTATAACTCCGTTCATATCTTCAGCTGTCAACATTGCTCTTCCATCTATTGCAAGGTCTTTGAATATTGATATGGCTCAAGTTAACTGGTTTGCCAATGCCTTTCTAATCTCTTTGGCATCAACAATTCTTCTCCTAGGTGTTATAGCTGATTATGTTGGTAGAGAACGTGTTTTTGTTTCAGGCGTTATTCTCTTTGCCATAACCTCTGCCGCTATCCCATATATCAAGGATTTTGCAGCTCTTCTAATTTTGAGGTGTCTCCAGGGTTTGGGAGCCGCTATGGTCTCTGGAACAACCGTCGCAATTCTGGCTAGCATGTTTCGTGAGAGAACAGGTCTTGTGATAGGGATAAACAGCGCTGCTGTTTACATAGGCACAGCCTTGGGACCTGTTCTAGGAGGTTTCCTAACAAGTTTCCTCGGCTGGCCCTCGATCTTTATCTTTGTAAGCTTCGTAGCTTTGACAAGCACAGCTCTGGCTTTCACATCCATCAATCTCGGCAAAAGGGATTTGGGGAGAAGACCTGATCTAGTAACACCAGCTCTCTTTGTTGCTTCCTTGGCCATGGTCTCAACAGGCTCGGCTTATATAAAGAGTTTTGGTGGTGCAACAATTTTTGGTATGGGTCTCACCTTCTTCATCGCCACATTCATCATTGAGTACAAGCATCCAAGGGTCTTTGCCAGACAAATTTTTGAGAAGAGAGTTTTTCTGGCATATCTGGTTGCGCTATTCAACTATGTCTCTACCTTTGCATTATCGATACTCTTCAGCAACTACCTCCAAACAGAGATGGGATTGAGCGCGTGGCAAGCAGGTTTAATCCTCTTGTCACAACCCATAGCACAAACTCTCCTATCTCCGATAGCAGGGCACTTAGCAGATAGGTGGGATCCTGGAGTTCTTGTAGCACTTGGCATGGGCTTGATAACCCTGGGGATAGGAGCTTCAATCTATGTATACACACAGCAATGGCTTTTGATGACTATACTGGTTGTTGTGGGGATAGGCTTTGCATTCTTCGCATCTCCAAACACAACACAGATTGTTAGGAGAGTACCAAAAGAGGTGTACGCAACAGCGACAGCATTCCTAGGAACCATGAGATTCCTAGGACAAGCATTAAGTACATCAATACTAACAATAGTTATTGCCACATACAAAGTAGCAGCACCAATGAAACCAGCACTAACAGCATATTTAATAGCCTCGTCAATTGGAACACTGTTAGCAGTTTTCACAATAGCCAAAGAACATGTGAATACCAATTGCTCCAAGCAATTTTGA
- a CDS encoding DUF1152 domain-containing protein, whose amino-acid sequence MELFFGGKKCLLFFAAGGGGDVATASMLALAARRLGLRSFVASVVWERFVVDPIPGPIKFDEVSRGRPIGNFSMFVDGNSKAFRGGREVVFQAARVSKVLGEPIAVIDLISGVHGVRKGLEEVLNYFGCETVVAVDVGGDIVATGFEEDLWSPLADFTGLAAVAQLKGVVAVHSPGGDGELAQDYVLKRISLITEHGGYLGARGVTREDVESLEKILEFVESEASRATLLAAKGVWGYASIRKGSREVFISPVNLLTFFLDSTIVASLNPVVKDIENCKSIECARKRLNELGIFTELDLEEEVYRLIQRGVEITGDVLLDIKKRFRRSISKG is encoded by the coding sequence TTGGAACTATTTTTCGGCGGTAAAAAGTGTCTACTGTTTTTTGCTGCTGGTGGTGGAGGTGATGTTGCGACAGCGTCTATGCTTGCGCTGGCTGCTAGAAGACTTGGTTTAAGATCTTTTGTTGCTAGTGTGGTCTGGGAGAGGTTTGTTGTTGATCCTATTCCAGGTCCTATTAAATTTGATGAGGTCTCTAGAGGCAGACCCATAGGCAATTTCTCTATGTTTGTTGATGGTAACTCCAAGGCTTTTAGAGGTGGTAGAGAGGTTGTTTTCCAGGCTGCTAGAGTCTCTAAGGTTCTTGGAGAACCTATTGCTGTTATTGATCTTATAAGTGGTGTCCACGGTGTTAGGAAAGGCTTGGAGGAAGTGTTAAATTACTTTGGATGCGAAACTGTTGTAGCTGTTGATGTTGGGGGAGATATTGTTGCGACAGGTTTTGAAGAGGATTTGTGGAGTCCTCTAGCAGATTTCACAGGGCTTGCGGCTGTGGCCCAGCTAAAAGGTGTTGTAGCTGTTCATTCTCCTGGAGGTGATGGGGAGCTAGCCCAAGACTATGTTTTGAAGAGGATTTCGCTCATAACAGAGCATGGTGGATATCTAGGGGCTAGGGGTGTTACTAGAGAAGATGTTGAGAGTCTTGAGAAGATACTTGAGTTTGTTGAGAGTGAGGCTAGCAGGGCGACACTGCTAGCTGCTAAAGGTGTTTGGGGCTATGCTTCCATTAGAAAGGGTAGCAGAGAAGTCTTCATATCGCCAGTAAATCTACTGACCTTCTTTCTAGACTCAACTATTGTAGCATCACTGAATCCAGTTGTGAAGGACATCGAAAATTGCAAAAGCATTGAATGCGCAAGAAAAAGACTCAACGAGCTTGGCATATTCACAGAGCTTGACCTCGAGGAAGAGGTGTATAGGCTAATCCAAAGAGGTGTTGAGATAACAGGGGATGTTCTCCTAGACATAAAGAAGAGGTTCAGAAGATCTATCAGCAAAGGGTGA